The following nucleotide sequence is from Endozoicomonas sp. GU-1.
CAGAGACCGTCCAGGCATTGCTGGACATTGCTCCCTACCTGGCCAAAGAGAAGAATAACGATGACGAAACGGCTCTTCATTTAGCTGCTCGTCAAGGCCACATAAAGGCCATCAAGGCATTGCTGACCATTGCCCCCTTCCTGGCCAAAGAGAAGAACAAGAATGGCCAAACGGCTATCCCTCTCCACTACGCTGTTTATAATGGCCAAACAGCGGCCATCCAGATATTGCTGAACTTTGACCCCTCACTGGCCAAAGAGAGGGATAACGATAGCTGGACGGCTCTCCACTTCGCTGCTCATAAAGGCGAAACAGGGGCCATACAAGCATTGCTGACCCATGCCCCCTCCCTGGCCAAAGAGAAGGATAAATATGGCCAGACGGCTCTCCACGTCGCTGCTTTTAAAGGCCACACAGAGGCCAGCCAGACATTGCTGAACTTTGCCCCCTCATTGGCCAAAGAGAAGGATGACGATGGCTGGACGGCACTCTACAAAGCTGCTGATGAAGGCCACACAGAGGCCATCAATACATTGCTGGCCTTTGACCGCTCCTTGGCCAAAGAGAAGACTAACGATGCCCAAACGGCTCTTCACGCCGCTGCTCGTAATGGCCACACAGAAGCCATCCAGGCATTGTTGAACTTTGACCGCTCACTGGCCAAAGAGAAGGATAGATATGGCTTGACGGCTCTCCACTACGCTGCTCGTAAAGACCAATCAGAGGCCATTCAGGCATTGCTGAACTTTGACCGCTCACTGGCCAAAGAGAAGGATAACAATGGCCAAACGGCTCTCCACTACGCTGCTGAAAAAGGCCACACAGAGGCCATCAATACATTGCTGGCCTTTGACTGCTCCCTGGCCAAAGAGAAGAATAAGTTTGGCGATACGGCTCTCCACTGGTCTGCTGCTAAAGGCCACACAGAGGCCATCCAGACATTGCTGGACTTTGACCCCTCACTGGCCAAAGAGAAGACTAACGATGCCCAAACGGCTCTCCACGCCGCTGCTCGTAAAGGCCAAACAGAGGCCATCGAGACATTGCTGGATTTTGACCCCTCACTGGCCAAAGAGAAGGATAACGATGGCAAAACGGCTCTCCACTACGCTGCTTATGATGGCCAAACAGAGGCCATCCAGGCATTGCTGAACTTTGACCGCTCACTGGCCAAAGAAAAGGATAACAATGGCGAAACGGCTCTCCATGCCGCTGCTCTTAAAGACCACACAGAGGCCATCCAGACATTGCTGGACTTTGACCCCGCAGTTGCCAAAGAGAAGAGTAACCTTGGCTGGACGGCTCTCTACAAAGCTGCTGAAAAAGGCCACACAGAGGCCATCCAGGCATTGCTGGCCTTTGACCGCTCCCTGGCCAAAGAGAAGAATAAGTTTGGCGAAACGGCTCTTCACAGGTCTGCTCTTAAAGGCCAAACAGAGGCCATCCAGACATTGCTGGACTTTAACCCCTCACTGGCCAAAGAGAAGGATATGAATGGCCGAACGGTTCTCCATGCCGCTGCTCTTAAAGGCCAAACAGAGGCCATCCAGACATTGCTGTACTTTGACCCCTCACTGGCCAAAGAGAAGACTAACGATGGCCAAACGGCTCTCCACTATGCTGTTTATAGTGGCCAAACAGTGGCCATCCAGGCATTGCTGGACTTTGACCCCTCACTGGCCAAAGAGAAGGATAAATATCGCGATACGGCTCTCCACTGGTCTGCTGCGAAAGGCCAAACAGAGGCCATCCAGACATTGTTGAACTTTGACCGCTCACTGGCCAAAGAGAAGGATAAATATGGCCAAACGGCTCTCCACCACGCTGCTTTTGAAGGCCACACAGAGGCCATCCAGGCATTGCTGAACTTTGATCCCTCACTGGCCAAAGAGAAGACTAACGATGGCCAAACGGCTCTCCACT
It contains:
- a CDS encoding ankyrin repeat domain-containing protein, producing MDGVGRNGADVRFNCSSICITDEHIRGQFGGHSLVETSCKPEPHVFHLGCITRHLDEQSETSLNKRRCSECGQPALPLIGKDGESVDDDESPYCESRMFKVDVNVKTHTDGATPLHIAAQNGHIESIKELLENYQTPVNEPMNDGCTPLHLAARNGHTEIVRAFKAIAPMRIQVDVKNNNGDTALHEAARQGNTETVQALLDIAPYLAKEKNNDDETALHLAARQGHIKAIKALLTIAPFLAKEKNKNGQTAIPLHYAVYNGQTAAIQILLNFDPSLAKERDNDSWTALHFAAHKGETGAIQALLTHAPSLAKEKDKYGQTALHVAAFKGHTEASQTLLNFAPSLAKEKDDDGWTALYKAADEGHTEAINTLLAFDRSLAKEKTNDAQTALHAAARNGHTEAIQALLNFDRSLAKEKDRYGLTALHYAARKDQSEAIQALLNFDRSLAKEKDNNGQTALHYAAEKGHTEAINTLLAFDCSLAKEKNKFGDTALHWSAAKGHTEAIQTLLDFDPSLAKEKTNDAQTALHAAARKGQTEAIETLLDFDPSLAKEKDNDGKTALHYAAYDGQTEAIQALLNFDRSLAKEKDNNGETALHAAALKDHTEAIQTLLDFDPAVAKEKSNLGWTALYKAAEKGHTEAIQALLAFDRSLAKEKNKFGETALHRSALKGQTEAIQTLLDFNPSLAKEKDMNGRTVLHAAALKGQTEAIQTLLYFDPSLAKEKTNDGQTALHYAVYSGQTVAIQALLDFDPSLAKEKDKYRDTALHWSAAKGQTEAIQTLLNFDRSLAKEKDKYGQTALHHAAFEGHTEAIQALLNFDPSLAKEKTNDGQTALHSAALKGQTEAIQILLTIAPSLAKEKTNDGQTALHYAAFYSGQTVAIQALLDFDPSLAEEKDNNAETALHWSAAKGQTEAIQTLLNFDRSLAKDKSNHGMTALHNAAFKGRTEAILALLDFDPSLAKKKTKKGLTALHIASFEGHTEAIQALLKFDRSLAKEKDNNGQTVLHVAALGGLTEAIQILLTTAPPWPKRRISLAIRLSTMLLLIVAKQRPSRYC